CCCGCGCGCCAGTTTGAACCCCCCGCCGGCGCCTTTCTGGGAAATAAGGAGCCCTTTAGCGTTCAGGGTCTGCAGTATCTTCCTGAGGAACGGCCGCGGTATCCTGAGGCTCCGGACAAGCTCCGGCACCGACGTCAGACCCTCTTGCTTCTTCGCCATGTAGCAGAGCGCCCTCACGGCGTAATCCGTATTCCTGTTTATCAGTCTTATGCTCATGGCAGTAATGATACCACAATGGTATCATTTGTCAAGTTAAATTTTGCAGCGCGCGGAACGCATGCTGCAAAATAATCCCGCGCCTGCGCAGAAAATCCCTAAGAGATTTTCAAGCGATTAGGCGCGGGGAAAAAATTATTTAATTTTTCTCGAGCTTGCGGCTGAGGTAGCCCCCCGTGAGGCCGTCAATGCTAGCGGTGAGCTCCTCTATCCTGAGCTCTCTTTCCGTGTAAGCCGGGCTTTCCTTGTCGGTTATCCTGATAAGTTGCTTCTGTAGCTTCTTCCTCTCGAAGTAAACGGTGTTGAGTGCCTCCATAATATCGTTCCTTAGCTCCACCATAAGCTTCGAGCGCGAGTCTATCGAGGTCTGGGCAGTATTATATACAAGGTCACCCAAATCCCATTTGGCCGTGAAATCCCAGCCGGAACTTGTGTCGTCCGGACCTACCCAGAAGTTCGTCCTACCGTTTGATGTGGCGGTCGATATCGTAGTATCTAGATCATTGTTATAACCTACGCTTACTTCGGGCATCAAGGCCCTTACGGCAGCCTGGTGCCTCCAGTTGGATATCTTATCGGGATTTACCTCAGCGTATCTGATCGCGGCGCGCTGGGCTCGGGAATGGTTGGTTCGTTAGGGTCGGGGGTTTTGTTCTGGAGGGAAACTGTTTCAGTTGCAATTGGCTTCTTTTCTTCTTGCGCAAGCACGGTTTCTTCTTTTGAGGCCGGGATTTCTTGGTTAGCAACGGAAGCCGGCTTTAATGAAGTTTGCTTTGATTTTTCCCGCGCACAACCGCTTACCAACGGCACAGTCATACACAATACCAAAATAACACCTAGCTTATCATGACGCATTTGTCTGTGTCTCCTTTCTGCTATAATAGACGTAAAGCGGAAGGAAAAACTTTCAAAAATATTTTATCTCGCCCATCCTTCCCATTCGGCTTCAATTGGATTAATTGGCCCTACTTCATCCACCTCCCCCGCTTCGAGGTTGCGCGAGCCGTCGGGTTGTATGTAGTAGTCAAAATCTCCACTAAGTGCGATTTTCCCGTATTTCCCATCTGGAGTTTTGAAATAAAA
This region of Candidatus Omnitrophota bacterium genomic DNA includes:
- a CDS encoding Rrf2 family transcriptional regulator, which gives rise to MSIRLINRNTDYAVRALCYMAKKQEGLTSVPELVRSLRIPRPFLRKILQTLNAKGLLISQKGAGGGFKLARGPKKISLLEVVKVFQGPIKLSECVLQKEACPNKKSCFLRRRLGTIEQFINIQLKPITIEGMIHGNKDVL